The DNA window GTCGCACTCGCCTTCGCCTTCTTCGCCGCGCCGCTCGCCAGCCACGAGGTGCTGCCCTCCCTCGGGCGGGTGCCCGACATCATCCTGCTGACGCTGGTGATGGTGGGGTCGGTCAACGCCTTCAACTTCACCGACGGGCTCGACGGGCTGCTCGCGGGCGTCGCCGTGATCGTGCTGCTGCCCCTGCTCGCCCTTTCCCCGGTGAGTGCGTTGCTCGTCGCCGCGTTGCTGGGTTTCCTGTGGTTCAACGCCCACCCGGCGCGGGTCTTCATGGGGGACATGGGGAGCCACGCCATCGGGGCCGTCGCGGCGGGCGCCTACGTCCTGTACGCGGACGTGTGGCTCTTGCCCCTGGCGGCGGTCATCCCGGTGGTCGCCGTCCTGAGCGTCGTCTTGCAGGTCGTGTCCTTCCGGCTGCGCGGCAAGCGCATCTTCAGGATGAGCCCCATCCAGCACCACTTCGAGCTGAGCGGCTGGCCCGAGACGCACGTCACCCTGAGATTCTGGGTGATCACGGCGGTGGCGACGGCGGCGGTGTGGTGGGTGCTGGGAGGGAGGCCGTAGGGGTCAGTGGTCAGGAGGTCGTGGTGAGGGGGAGCGGGGCGACAGCCCTTGCTCCCGCTCTTGTGCATCCACCCTCTACACTCCCCCCGTGCCCCCCGCCCTCCCCCACCTCCCCACCCTCCTCGCCCGCCGCGCCCATCTGCCCGGCGAGGGGACGACCGTCTACCGGGCGGCGCACACCACCGAGACGGACGGGCTCTTCGCGCTCGACGTGGCGGGGGACGCGGGCGTGCTGAGTCTCTACGCCGAACTCTCCCCCGAGGAGGAAACGCGGCTGGCGGCGGCGTGCGGTGAGGCGGCTGGTCTGGCGGGCGTGTCCCTCAAGCGGCGCCCGGTGGAGGCCCGGCACGCGGCGAACGTGGCGCGCGATTGGCTCTCCCCGCCCAAGCCCGTCTGGGGAGAGGAACGGGCCGAGGTGGTGGGACTGGAGGGCGGCGTGCCCTTCCTGATCCGGCCCGGAGGCGACCTCAGCATCGGCCTCTTCACCGACGCCCGGCCCATGCGCGCCTGGGTGCGGGAACACGCGCCGCCGGGGGGCCGGGTGCTCAACACCTTCGCCTACACCTGCGGGTTTGGCCTGAACGCCGCGCTGGGCGGGGCCGAGGTTGTCAAGAACGTGGACCTCTCGCGCAAGGTGCTCGCCTGGGGGCAGGAGAACTACGCGCTGAGCGGCCTCGCGGCCCAGGGCACCGACTTTCTCTACGGGGACGTGTTCGCGTGGCTGGGCAGGTTGAAGCGGCGCGGGGACACCTTCGACCTCGTGATTCTCGACCCACCCAGCTTCGCGCGGGGCCGGGGCGGCGTGTGGCGGGCCGAGCGCGATTACCCGGCCCTCGCCGCCCTCGCCGTTGACGTGATGGCCCCCGGCGGTCGTCTGCTCGCCATGACGAATCACGCGGGACTGTCAGAAGCCGCCTTCGGGCACCTCGTCGCGTCGGGGCTGACGAAGGCGGGGCGGCCTGCTCGACCGGAGGCCCGCCTCCACCCCGGCGAGGACTACCCCGGCGCCACCCACCTCAAGGCAGAGGTGTGGACGCTGGACTGAGCCGCCGTCCACCCACCCTGGACCCCTCCTTACCCCCCGTGTGGCCCGCCTCACTTCGTTTTTCAAAGCGGAGGGTATGCTGGGGGCATGACGCAAACCACGACGCAACCCGACCAGAAGCAGGTGCTCGTGCCCCTGACGACGCCCGAGGAGGTCGACACCTTCCTGCGGGAATACCC is part of the Deinococcus planocerae genome and encodes:
- a CDS encoding class I SAM-dependent rRNA methyltransferase codes for the protein MPPALPHLPTLLARRAHLPGEGTTVYRAAHTTETDGLFALDVAGDAGVLSLYAELSPEEETRLAAACGEAAGLAGVSLKRRPVEARHAANVARDWLSPPKPVWGEERAEVVGLEGGVPFLIRPGGDLSIGLFTDARPMRAWVREHAPPGGRVLNTFAYTCGFGLNAALGGAEVVKNVDLSRKVLAWGQENYALSGLAAQGTDFLYGDVFAWLGRLKRRGDTFDLVILDPPSFARGRGGVWRAERDYPALAALAVDVMAPGGRLLAMTNHAGLSEAAFGHLVASGLTKAGRPARPEARLHPGEDYPGATHLKAEVWTLD
- a CDS encoding phospho-N-acetylmuramoyl-pentapeptide-transferase, with amino-acid sequence MMVACALLSWFLVGLFIRLSRARGWGQPVRRDGPQTHLAKEGTPTAGGVAFVLALALVFFPLFLTGRGGDPRELLLMLTALAMGVIGGIDDLLKIRSRMQGRGKKELLAREKFPLQILVALAFAFFAAPLASHEVLPSLGRVPDIILLTLVMVGSVNAFNFTDGLDGLLAGVAVIVLLPLLALSPVSALLVAALLGFLWFNAHPARVFMGDMGSHAIGAVAAGAYVLYADVWLLPLAAVIPVVAVLSVVLQVVSFRLRGKRIFRMSPIQHHFELSGWPETHVTLRFWVITAVATAAVWWVLGGRP